A genomic region of Vitis vinifera cultivar Pinot Noir 40024 chromosome 7, ASM3070453v1 contains the following coding sequences:
- the LOC100245941 gene encoding transcription termination factor MTERF15, mitochondrial has protein sequence MSTSFLCKRVVSLTNVGQMFEISRTQMHFLQNTQLLIFRSFSSSKQHSFTVSYLINSCGLSPESALSASRKVQFETPDGADSVLALLRNYGCTNTHISKIVSKYPLLLIANSEKTLLPKLEFFSSAGFSGPDLVRIVVGSPSILKRSLENHLIPSYNFLKSMDMVHENIVKAFSRSYWLTGKSVQDTIASNVEILKEIGVPMSNISSLVAMHPCAVFQNREKFSRSVEKVFEMGINPLRVTFLKAVQVICGVAESMWEHKMQVYRQWGFTDDEIMLMFRLDPLCIKSSEKKIMSVMDFLVNKMGWEPASIARYPTVFLRSLEKKIIPRCSVVKVLQMKGLVKKDLCLGILGCSEENFFDKFVVKYEQDVPELLNVYQGKIGILELGFVSEGVREKKQL, from the coding sequence ATGAGTACAAGTTTCCTCTGTAAAAGAGTAGTGTCGCTCACAAATGTGGGGCAAATGTTTGAAATTTCAAGGACCCAAAtgcattttcttcaaaatacccaacttttgatttttagatCTTTCTCTTCGTCCAAACAACATTCTTTCACAGTGTCTTACCTCATAAACTCATGTGGGTTGTCCCCAGAGAGTGCTTTATCTGCATCACGGAAGGTACAGTTTGAAACCCCAGACGGAGCAGACTCCGTGCTTGCACTCCTTAGAAATTATGGATGCACCAATACCCATATCTCCAAAATTGTAAGCAAGTATCCGCTCCTGCTCATTGCCAATTCTGAGAAAACCCTTTTGCCCAAACTGGAGTTTTTCAGTTCTGCAGGCTTTTCAGGGCCTGACCTTGTCCGTATTGTCGTTGGAAGCCCAAGTATCCTGAAAAGGAGCTTGGAAAACCATCTTATTCCTAGTTATAATTTCCTCAAGAGTATGGATATGGTCCATGAAAATATTGTGAAGGCTTTCAGTAGGTCATACTGGCTTACCGGTAAAAGTGTGCAAGATACCATCGCTTCAAACGTTGAAATTCTGAAAGAAATAGGAGTTCCCATGTCAAATATTTCGTCTTTGGTGGCAATGCACCCTTGTGCAGTGTTCCAAAACAGGGAAAAGTTTAGTAGAAGTGTCGAGAAGGTTTTTGAGATGGGAATCAATCCTTTGAGAGTTACGTTTCTGAAAGCAGTTCAAGTGATCTGTGGAGTGGCTGAATCAATGTGGGAGCATAAAATGCAGGTTTACAGGCAGTGGGGTTTTACAGATGACGAGATTATGTTGATGTTCCGATTGGATCCCTTATGTATAAAGTCATCggagaagaaaataatgagTGTGATGGATTTTTTGGTTAATAAGATGGGTTGGGAACCTGCAAGTATTGCTAGATATCCAACAGTCTTTTTGCGAAGTTTGGAGAAGAAGATCATTCCACGGTGTTCAGTAGTGAAAGTTCTTCAAATGAAGGGGTTGGTGAAGAAGGATCTGTGTTTGGGTATTTTAGGCTGCAGTGAAGAGAATTTCTTTGATAAGTTTGTGGTGAAATATGAGCAAGATGTTCCCGAGCTTTTAAATGTATATCAAGGAAAAATTGGTATTTTGGAACTTGGCTTTGTCTCCGAGGGGGTAAGGGAGAAGAAACAGTTGTAG